One window from the genome of Pieris napi chromosome 12, ilPieNapi1.2, whole genome shotgun sequence encodes:
- the LOC125054581 gene encoding uncharacterized protein LOC125054581 translates to MKVRSQITISCIFILIQLSYTARIKRAHSDNFNVLLNIYKMNPLKHSDVFKKFSNQILLPRPDGTHDVNPNSYESGKEKGILKSANPTLDTNDYQYPNITNNTRAIHSKDNDVINVIDDGINDTSMVSTIKKKKVHYHLFNDENEDLNKFNEINNQDADTIIM, encoded by the exons ATGAAAGTAAGAAGTCAAATAACAATAAGCTGTATTTTTATTCTC ATCCAATTATCCTATACTGCAAGGATCAAACGAGCGCACTCCGACAACTTCAACGTCCTcctgaatatttataaaatgaatcCTTTAAAGCATTCCGATGTATTCAAAAAGTTTTCTAATCAAATACTTTTACCACGACCGGATGGAACGCATGACGTGAATCCTAATTCATATGAAAGTGGTAAAGAAAAAGGGATATTGAAATCAGCCAATCCTACTTTGGATACAAATGATTATCAATAtccaaatataacaaataacacAAGAGCAATACATTCTAAAGATAATGATGTGATAAATGTAATAGATGATGGTATAAACGATACAAGTATGGtatcaacaataaaaaagaaaaaagtgcATTATCATTTGTTTAACGATGAAAATGAAGATCTTAATAAGTTCAATGAAATTAATAACCAAGATGCTGATACTATAATAATGTAG